One Euphorbia lathyris chromosome 1, ddEupLath1.1, whole genome shotgun sequence DNA segment encodes these proteins:
- the LOC136234562 gene encoding uncharacterized protein, with the protein MAALLLLFITFTIFSIHSTANNTQLNPCRSYCGNITIDYPFALRYGCGHPGFRDLLFCINDNLMFHITSGTYRVLEIDYAYKSLTLHEPHLSTCDTIVLGGKGNGFAVEQWRTPYFSPMPDNVFMLIGCSAQSPLFQGFPGKHLPCRNVSGMGCEEYYGCPAWSLVGNRRAAGSNFGSGPPECCGVAFEAIKAINLSKLECEGYSSAYNLAPLRNNGASEWAYGIRVRYSVQGNEDLCRACEATGGTCGYGSDGVRQLCMCDHFNSTSNCDSVSSEISSEANGRTWNRMDSLSGYLMSILAWMVVNPWELKVGTRL; encoded by the exons ATGGCGGCTCTACTACTCCTCTTCATCACTTTCACCATTTTTTCAATTCATTCCACAGCTAACAATACTCAATTAAACCCTTGCCGATCCTACTGCGGCAATATCACAATCGATTACCCCTTCGCACTCCGCTACGGCTGCGGCCATCCCGGTTTCAGAGACCTATTATTCTGCATTAACGATAACCTAATGTTTCACATTACTTCAGGAACATACCGTGTTTTAGAAATCGATTACGCCTACAAATCGCTTACTCTTCACGAGCCTCACTTGTCGACATGCGATACAATCGTGCTCGGCGGCAAGGGGAACGGATTCGCCGTGGAGCAATGGAGGACGCCGTATTTCAGCCCGATGCCGGACAATGTGTTTATGCTGATAGGTTGTTCCGCGCAATCGCCGCTCTTCCAAGGATTCCCTGGGAAACACTTGCCTTGCCGGAATGTTTCAGGAATGGGGTGCGAGGAGTACTACGGGTGTCCGGCGTGGAGTCTGGTGGGGAATCGGAGGGCGGCGGGGTCTAATTTTGGATCGGGGCCGCCGGAGTGTTGTGGTGTGGCGTTTGAGGCGATTAAGGCGATAAATCTGAGTAAGCTTGAATGTGAAGGGTATAGCAGTGCTTATAACCTTGCGCCGTTGAGGAATAACGGGGCTAGTGAATGGGCGTACGGGATACGGGTACGGTATTCCGTTCAAGGAAATGAAGATTTGTGTAGGGCTTGTGAGGCCACCGGCGGTACTTGTGGCTATGGAAGTGATGGAGTTAGGCAGCTTTGTATGTGTGATCATTTCAATTCAACATCAAATTGTGATTCCG TTAGTTCAGAAATATCATCAGAAGCAAACGGCAGAACATGGAACAGAATGGACTCACTTTCAG GATATTTGATGAGTATATTAGCATGGATGGTTGTCAACCCTTGGGAGCTAAAAGTTGGAACTCGTCTTTAA